From Mycolicibacterium nivoides, a single genomic window includes:
- a CDS encoding polysaccharide deacetylase family protein — MITRRAFLTATAVGSIAAGYAWRAGVPAAHADPNAIDPPSVAMTNKRRTPAQWGMALPGITTSFAAVGRQIALTFDACDGACDDALLDTLQRNGVPAVLMLNSKWLDKNPDRARQLAGNPLFEIGNHGTRHVPLSVTGRSAYGIAGTRSADEVVNEVWGNHQRLTALTGRAPTWFRPGTAHYDDVAVEIVHELGEQPLGFTVNADNGATASAAAVRSNVMNAAPGSIVIAHMNHPQSGTHAGFADAIPAMQAAGWQFVTPTGRV, encoded by the coding sequence GTGATCACCAGGCGCGCGTTCCTGACGGCGACCGCCGTCGGCTCGATCGCCGCCGGCTACGCATGGCGGGCCGGGGTGCCGGCCGCGCACGCCGACCCGAACGCGATCGACCCGCCGTCGGTCGCGATGACCAACAAGCGACGCACCCCCGCCCAGTGGGGTATGGCGCTGCCCGGGATCACCACGTCCTTCGCTGCCGTCGGCCGCCAGATCGCGTTGACCTTCGACGCCTGTGACGGTGCCTGCGACGACGCACTGCTCGACACCCTGCAGCGCAACGGCGTGCCCGCGGTACTGATGCTCAACTCGAAATGGCTCGACAAGAATCCGGACCGGGCGCGGCAGTTGGCCGGCAACCCGTTGTTCGAGATCGGGAATCACGGCACCCGGCATGTGCCGCTGTCGGTGACCGGCCGGTCCGCCTATGGCATCGCCGGGACCCGTTCGGCCGATGAGGTGGTCAATGAGGTGTGGGGCAATCACCAGCGGTTGACGGCGCTGACCGGTCGGGCCCCGACCTGGTTCCGTCCGGGCACCGCGCATTACGACGACGTGGCCGTCGAGATCGTGCACGAACTCGGTGAGCAACCGTTGGGGTTCACCGTCAACGCGGACAACGGAGCGACGGCATCCGCCGCGGCGGTGCGGTCCAACGTGATGAATGCGGCCCCGGGATCGATCGTGATCGCCCACATGAACCATCCCCAGTCCGGCACGCATGCCGGATTCGCCGATGCCATCCCCGCCATGCAGGCCGCGGGCTGGCAGTTCGTC
- a CDS encoding LLM class F420-dependent oxidoreductase, which produces MKFGIATFVDDDSIDPASLARAIEERGFTSLIVAEHSHIPVSRESPYPDGGDLPPWYYNTLDPFVTLAAAAAVTSTIELVTGVALLIQRDPIHAAKESASIDLISGGRFVFGVGAGWNLEEMRDHGTDPKTRGARLDESIEAVKALWTDEPAEYHGKYINFESSYCRPKPVRKPHPPIYIGGNSDATVKRVIRHGAGWISNPLPRDVLAKRIGQMHDGGAQDVPLMMFGTPMKPDYWRAAEDLGFGQLGLFLPSVGKDESLRLLDDFAAKVQEYQATTG; this is translated from the coding sequence ATGAAGTTCGGAATCGCGACTTTCGTCGACGACGACAGCATTGATCCGGCATCACTGGCCCGCGCGATCGAGGAGCGCGGCTTCACCTCGCTGATCGTCGCCGAACACAGCCACATCCCGGTGAGCCGGGAATCTCCGTATCCGGACGGTGGCGACCTGCCGCCGTGGTACTACAACACGCTCGATCCGTTCGTCACGCTCGCCGCCGCGGCCGCGGTGACCTCCACGATCGAACTCGTCACCGGGGTCGCACTGCTCATCCAGCGCGACCCCATCCACGCCGCCAAGGAATCCGCGAGTATCGACCTCATCTCCGGTGGACGGTTCGTGTTCGGAGTCGGGGCCGGCTGGAACCTCGAAGAGATGCGCGACCACGGCACCGACCCGAAAACCCGTGGCGCACGGCTGGACGAGAGCATCGAGGCGGTCAAGGCGTTGTGGACCGACGAACCCGCCGAGTATCACGGCAAGTACATCAACTTCGAGTCGTCTTATTGCCGGCCCAAGCCGGTCCGGAAACCGCACCCGCCCATCTACATCGGCGGCAATTCCGATGCCACCGTCAAACGCGTGATTCGCCATGGCGCGGGCTGGATTTCCAACCCGCTACCGAGGGACGTGTTGGCCAAACGCATTGGACAGATGCACGACGGCGGCGCGCAGGACGTGCCGTTGATGATGTTCGGCACACCCATGAAGCCCGACTATTGGCGTGCCGCTGAGGATCTCGGCTTCGGTCAGCTGGGGCTGTTCCTGCCGTCCGTCGGAAAGGACGAGTCACTGCGGCTGCTCGACGATTTCGCGGCAAAGGTGCAGGAGTACCAGGCGACGACCGGCTAG
- a CDS encoding TetR/AcrR family transcriptional regulator: MRADAARNRARVLEVAYETFAADGLSVPIDEIARRAGVGAGTIYRHFPTKDALFQAVIAERIRGVVDEGRALLAEADPADALFMFLRSMVLQWGAADRGLVDALAGSGIDVNTVVPEAEDEYLAVLGDLLAAGQKAGTVRRDVTVSDVKALLVGCQAMQAYNDDVAERVTSVVFDGLRAKGRR, encoded by the coding sequence ATGCGTGCGGATGCGGCACGGAACCGTGCCCGGGTGCTGGAGGTGGCCTACGAAACGTTCGCCGCCGATGGACTGTCCGTGCCCATCGACGAGATCGCGCGCCGGGCCGGGGTCGGCGCGGGAACCATCTACCGGCACTTTCCGACCAAGGACGCGTTGTTCCAGGCGGTGATCGCCGAGCGGATCCGCGGCGTCGTCGACGAGGGGCGAGCCTTGCTCGCCGAGGCCGATCCCGCCGACGCGCTGTTCATGTTCCTGCGGTCGATGGTGTTGCAGTGGGGCGCCGCCGACCGCGGACTGGTCGACGCCCTCGCCGGGTCAGGCATCGACGTCAACACAGTGGTTCCCGAGGCCGAGGACGAGTACCTGGCAGTCCTCGGGGACCTGCTGGCCGCAGGGCAGAAGGCGGGCACGGTCCGGCGTGACGTCACGGTCTCGGACGTGAAGGCACTGCTGGTCGGATGTCAGGCCATGCAGGCTTACAACGACGATGTGGCCGAGCGGGTCACCTCGGTGGTGTTCGACGGGTTGCGGGCGAAAGGAAGGCGGTGA